A DNA window from Gorilla gorilla gorilla isolate KB3781 chromosome 6, NHGRI_mGorGor1-v2.1_pri, whole genome shotgun sequence contains the following coding sequences:
- the CAV2 gene encoding caveolin-2 isoform X1, with amino-acid sequence MGLETEKADVQLFMDDDSYSHHSGLEYADPEKFADSGQDRDPHRLNSHLKLGFEDVIAEPVTTHSFDKVWICSHALFEISKYVMYKFLTVFLAIPLAFIAGILFATLSCLHIWILMPFVKTCLMVLPSVQTIWKSVTDVIIAPLCTSVGRCFSSVSLQLSQD; translated from the exons ATGGGGCTGGAGACGGAGAAGGCGGACGTACAGCTCTTCATGGACGACGACTCCTACAGCCACCACAGCGGCCTCGAGTACGCCGACCCCGAGAAGTTCGCGGACTCGGGCCAGGACCGGGATCCCCACCGGCTCAACTCGCATCTCAAG CTGGGCTTCGAGGATGTGATCGCAGAGCCGGTGACTACGCACTCCTTTGACAAAGTGTGGATCTGCAGCCATGCCCTCTTTGAAATCAGCAAATACGTAATGTACAAGTTCCTGACGGTGTTCCTGGCCATTCCCCTGGCCTTCATTGCGGGAATTCTCTTTGCCACCCTCAGCTGTCTGCACATCTG GATTTTAATGCCTTTTGTAAAGACCTGCCTAATGGTTCTGCCTTCAGTGCAGACAATATGGAAGAGTGTGACAGATGTTATCATTGCTCCACTGTGTACGAGTGTAGGACGATGCTTCTCTTCTGTCAGCCTGCAACTGAGCCAGGACTGA
- the CAV2 gene encoding caveolin-2 isoform X2, protein MGLETEKADVQLFMDDDSYSHHSGLEYADPEKFADSGQDRDPHRLNSHLKDFNAFCKDLPNGSAFSADNMEECDRCYHCSTVYECRTMLLFCQPATEPGLNTWTPGLEIGIL, encoded by the exons ATGGGGCTGGAGACGGAGAAGGCGGACGTACAGCTCTTCATGGACGACGACTCCTACAGCCACCACAGCGGCCTCGAGTACGCCGACCCCGAGAAGTTCGCGGACTCGGGCCAGGACCGGGATCCCCACCGGCTCAACTCGCATCTCAAG GATTTTAATGCCTTTTGTAAAGACCTGCCTAATGGTTCTGCCTTCAGTGCAGACAATATGGAAGAGTGTGACAGATGTTATCATTGCTCCACTGTGTACGAGTGTAGGACGATGCTTCTCTTCTGTCAGCCTGCAACTGAGCCAGGACTGAATACTTGGACCCCAGGTCTGGAGATTGGGATACTGTAA